AGACGGTTGAAACGGACGGTTACAATTCGGTACAATTAGGATTTGATGATAAACGTGATAAGCTTGCAAACAAGCCGGAAAAAGGACATGTTGCAAAAGCTGAAACTGCACCTAAGCGCTTCATCCGCGAATTCCGTGGATTGGACGTTAACGCACACGAGGTTGGTCAGGAAGTCAAAGTCGATACATTTGCAGAAGGCGATGTAATTGACGTTACAGGAGTTACAAAAGGTAAAGGATTCCAGGGTGTTATCAAACGCCACGGATACAAAATTGGTTTCATGAGCCACGGATCACGTTTCCACCGCTCACCAGGTTCAATCGGTTCTGTTGATGCTCAGCGCGTATTCAAAGGAAAGAAACTTCCAGGACGCATGGGTACAAAAACAGTAACAATCCAAAACCTTGAAGTTGTAAAAGTTGACGCAGAGCGTAACTTACTACTAGTTAAAGGTAATGTTCCAGGCGCACGTAAATCACTTGTAGAAGTGAACAGCGCAATCAAAGGGAACAAGTAATTAAAGGAAGGAGGAAGTTAGAATGTCTAAAGTATCGGTACTAAGTCAAACAGGTTCTTCAGTTGGTGACATCGAACTAAACGAAGCTATCTTCGGAATCGAGCCAAATGAAGCAGTATTGTTTGAAGCAGTGGT
This window of the Sporosarcina ureilytica genome carries:
- the rplC gene encoding 50S ribosomal protein L3, producing the protein MTKGILGRKVGMTQIFAENGDLIPVTVIEATPNIVLQKKTVETDGYNSVQLGFDDKRDKLANKPEKGHVAKAETAPKRFIREFRGLDVNAHEVGQEVKVDTFAEGDVIDVTGVTKGKGFQGVIKRHGYKIGFMSHGSRFHRSPGSIGSVDAQRVFKGKKLPGRMGTKTVTIQNLEVVKVDAERNLLLVKGNVPGARKSLVEVNSAIKGNK